A region of the Oceanihabitans sp. IOP_32 genome:
TTTAGCAAAAGACTACAATAGAATCAGAAATATTGCAAACGATGGTGGCCAGCAAAATCTAAGTTTAGGTTTAATTAAGTCTCTCAAAATCTTCATTCCCTCCCTCTCCGAACAAACCAAAATCGCGACTTTCCTCACCACAGTTGACCAACGCATCAATCTTTTAGAAAAAAAGAAAACCCATTTAGAGCAATACAAAAAAGGGGTGATGCAAAAACTTTTTCCGCCAAAGGGCGAACAGACTCCAGAAATCCGCTTTAAAAAAGAAGATGGCACGGATTATCCAGCTTGGGAGGAGAAAAAAATCAAAGAATTATTCAGTTTTAAGCAAGGTGTTCAATGTGGTATTGAGAAACAAAGCTTAATAAAAAATGATGGTCAAATAAGATTTATAAGAATTGTTGATTTAACAAAAAATGATGAGCCAATTAGATATATTGACGACCCAGGAAAAGAACATCGAATTTATAATAATGATTTATTTATGGTCAGATATGGTAATGCAGGGCTAATTGGCTACAACTATCAAGGAGTAATTGCAAATAATTTATTCAAAATATTACCAATAAATGAAAACCTAATTGATAATCAATTCTATTTTTTTGTTTTTACCATTATGCAAAGGAAGTTGGAGGCTTTAGCAAGTTCTTCAACAATGCCTGCATTAAATTTTAAATCATTAGAGGGTTTAAAACTACCTTTTCCAACGAAAAAAGAACAACAAAAAATAGCCGCATTCCTTTCTGCCATCGATAAAAAAATAGAAAGGACGCAAGAACAGATTGTGGGAATGCAGGAATGGAAAAAGGGGTTATTACAAAAAATGTTTGTATAAAATGAAGAATAAATTACCCAATAGAAAATCCATACGATTAAAAGGCTACGATTATTCGCAGGCAGGGTTGTATTTTGTGACCATTTGTACGCAAAACCGCGCCCATTTATTCGGTAACATTAAAAATGGTGAAATGATATTGAATGATGCAGGTAAAATGGTCGAAACCGAATGGATGAAATTAACCGATCGATATAAAAATATACAATTACACGAATACGTGGTAATGCCCAACCATTTCCACGCCATATTTCAAATCGTAGGGGCGACCCTCGTGGTCGACCCTGATAACGGGCAACCACAAGGGATTGCCCCGACGCCGGGGATTGCCCCGACGGAAGGGATTGCCCCAACGCCGGGGATTGCCCCGACGGGAAAAAGATTGGGCGATATGGTTGGGGCATTCAAATCCATCACGACGGTAAATTATATCCGCCATATAAAAACCAACGATTGGCCGCGTTTTTATGGTAAATTATGGCAACGTAATTATTGGGAACACATCATTCGAAATGAATTCGCATATAATCGTATCTCACAATACATTATTAACAATCCTGTAAAATGGGAAAAGGATAAATTGAATAATGGTCGTGGTAATACGGTAATGGAACCATCTGCCGATTATGGAAATGAAAATTGGAACAACTATTTATGACTACACAGCCAGAACAAATATTAGAAAACAACCTAGTTGCTCAATTACAAAAATTGGGTTACAAAAAAGTGGTTATCAAGAATGAAAGCGACCTTTTAGATAATCTAAAACGTCAATTAGAAATTCATAATAAAACTATTCTTTCAGATAGTGATTTTAAGCAAATACTTAACTACATCAACAAAGGCAATGTATTTGAACGTGCAAAAATTTTGCGAGACCGTGTTCCCTATACCAACGACCAAGGCGAACATAAAACCATTGAGCTAATCAATCAAATACATTGGTGCCAAAACGAATTTCAAGTTACCCAACAAGTAGAAATGGAAGGCGCCTACAAAAATAGATACGATGTAACCATTTTAATAAACGGCTTACCGTTGGTTCAAATTGAGCTAAAAAGAAGAGGTTTAGAACTAAAGGAGGCCTTTAACCAAACCAACCGTTACGAACGCCATTCTTACGGAGCAGGACAAGGTTTATTTCAATTTATACAAATCTTCGTCATTAGCAATGGCGTCAATACAAAATACTACGCCAACAGCCCATTAAAGGCTCGATCGTTTAAACAAACCTTTTACTGGAGTGATGTTGAGAACAAACTTAACACACAATTATCCACTTTTGCCGATATATTTTTAGAGCCTTGCCATATTTCGAAAATGATTTGTAAATATGTGGTGCTTAACGAATCGCAAAAAATATTGATGGTGCTTCGCCCCTACCAATTTTATGCAGTAGAAGCTATTATTGAGCGCGTGAAGAATACAACAGACTATGGTTATGTATGGCACACCACAGGTTCAGGCAAAACCTTGACTTCTTTTAAAGCAGCACAAATATTAACCAATTTGCCACAAGTGCACAAGGTGGTTTTTGTGGTGGACCGTAGAGATTTAGATTATCAAACCACCAAAGAGTTTAACGCCTTTAGCAAAGGAAGTATCGACGGTACAAACAACACCAATACTTTGGTAAAACAAATGGTTGGCGATAACAAACTTATAGTAACTACCATTCAAAAACTGAATACCGCAATAAGCAAAAAAAGGTATTTAAGCAGAATGGAGACATTAAAAGACGAACGTATTGTTTTCATTTTTGATGAATGCCACCGTTCTCAATTTGGGAAAACACACGAAACCATTAAAAGGTTCTTTAGCAATTGTCAAATGTTCGGTTTTACAGGCACGCCAATTTTTGAAGCCAATGCAGGAAAAAATGAGTATGGTAAGCGAACAACGACCATGCTTTTCGATAAAATTTTGCACAAATATGTGATTACAGATGCCATAAGAGATGAAAACGTATTAAAATTTTCAATCGAATACATCAGTACTTTCAAGAAGAAAGACCATATTTTAGATATAGACGTAGAAGCTATTGATGAAGCAGAAGTTATGAACGCGCCAGAGCGTTTAAATAACATTGTGGATTATATTATAACCAATCATAAACGCAAGACACATAGCAGAGAGTTTACAGGCATATTTGCGGTTTCTAATATTGACACTTTAATTGAGTATTACCAATTATTTCATCAGAAAAAGAAAAAAGGAGAACATAATTTGCGAATAGCCACCATATTTTCATATCAATCTAATGAAGATGATAAAGAGGCCATTGGAGATACATTTATTGACGATGAATTTTTAAATAATGACGCATACAGTATTGCGGCCGAACCACAAACAAAATACCTTTCTGTTGAACAGGCAGGTGGCAACCAACATTCACGAGAATATTTGGAAGACTTTATAGTTCATTACAACAAACAGTTTAGTACAAATTTTACAACTAAAGATAGTAAGAGTTTTTACAACTATTACAACGACGTTGCAAAGCGGGTTAAACACAAACAAATAGATGTTTTGTTAGTTGTAAATATGTTTTTAACAGGTTTTGATAGCAAAGCACTAAACACACTTTACGTAGATAAAAATTTACGCTATCACGGTTTAATACAAGCCTATTCGCGAACCAATAGAATTTTGAATGAGTTAAAATCGCAAGGAAATATTGTATGTTTCAGGAATTTGAAAGGAGCGACAGATGAAGCCATTTCGCTTTTTTCAAATATCAATGCGAAAGATGAAATCATAATGCAACCTTATGAAGAATATGTTGCAAAATTTAATCAGGCATTTATCGCATTGTTACAAATAGCACCTACTGTAAATAGCGTGAATGACCTTCCAAGTGAAGAGGAAGAGTTGGAGTTCATCAAAGCGTTTAGGGAGTTAATGCGATTAAAAAACGTATTAGCAACTTTTACTGAATTTGATTTTGTGGACTTAACGATGGACGAACAGCATTTTGAAGATTACAAGTCCAAATATCTAGACCTTTACGACAAAGCAAAATCGGCTCAAGCAAAAGAGAAAGTATCCATTCTTCAAGATGTCGATTTTGAATTGGAATTGATACACAGAGATGAAATCAATGTCGCTTATATTTTGAAACTCTTAGCAAAACTTAAAGATGCTAATGTTGAAGAACAAGAACAACAGAAAAAGGCAATTTTAGAATTAATGTCGGGAGACACGCAGATGCGCAGCAAACGTGAACTGATTGAACGATTCATTCAAGAAAATTTACCGCAAATTGATGATTCTGAAGATATTCCAGATGAGTTTGCCAATTATTGGAGTAAAGAAAGAATTGCTGCAATTGAAAATTTGAGCGAGGAAGAAAATTTGGATGCTGAAAAACTACAAGAGGTTATCGGGAATTATTTGTTTACCGAAAAGAAGCCATTACGAGACGAAATAATTGGGATGTTGAAAGACCGACCAAGTTTGAAAGACCGAAAAACAATAGCTGAACGAGTGACAGAAAAAATAGTTGGATTTGTAGAAACATTTATCAGTGGAATTACAAGACCATAATGAAATGCCAACGCTAAAAAGTCCTACCCCCTAACCGTCTGGCAAGTGGGTTTGCAATTCGGATTAGCCAACGCTAGGCCAAAAATTACAAAAGCGTATGTCTGTTGCCAATTCTAGCAAGTTTTCCGAAAAAAAAATAGTGTACAAAAACATGTAAAACCTATATATTATGAGCTTTACAAGAGGTATAGGCGTATATACAAAGATTGTCGTTTATTTGATTTGACCTCATTTAAATTTATAAGCATTAAAATTTGGCTGGCGAGTATTCCTGAATTTGACTTTATAAATCTTAAACAAACGTAAGGCTCTTCTAAAACATTTTATATAAATTCCCCTCACTTTTTTACCCTTCAGACTTCAAAAACGAATTGTTTAATCTCCATAAATTAAAGGTGGCCCCAATTAAAGTAGTTAACAATCTGAAACTAAAAAACGTACTTGCCCATTATTACAATTCTAAAAAAACAGCCTAGCTGTTATAATATTAGTTTTAGTATTTTTACACACTAAGAAAGATCTTAAAGCATGAAAAAGCAAGTATTCAAGTTTTTAACAAAGCTTAATAAAATGGTGTTACCAAGTTATTCTAAAAAACAGTTAGACTTAAGTAAAGCCACCAAATTACAACTGGCCATTTTTGGTTGGCGTGTTTATGTTACCAAAAATGCTTTAGATTAATTCCAGACTCATTTATAACACAACGCTAAGGTGTTGTGGCTTTGTATAGGGTTGCATTAGATGTTGTCGTTATGCTATACTCAGCATCTGCTTCTAAAAACACCGAATCGCCCTTGCCCATTTGTAATACCGTTTCGCTTTCTGTAATTTCTGCTTCGCCATCAATAACCATAATAATTTGGGCAGTTTTTGCTTTAGATTGGTAAATATCGGCTTTTATTAAATCTATTTTACTCAATTCAAAATCTGGTGCTGGTGTTTTATAAATTCGTTCAAGACCATCGGCCTGCACGTGTCCTCGCATCACATTTGGAATGGTTTCTTCAAAAGCAATATGTTTTAACAACTCGGGTACGTCAACATGTTTTGGTGTTAATCCGCCACGTAAAACATTATCTGAATTGGCCATAAGCTCTATATTTTGCCCTTCCAAATAAGCGTGAGGAATACCTGCGTCTTGAAAAACGGCTTCGTCTTTATTGGTTTTAACAATATTGAAAAAGTAAACCGAGTAAATGCCTTTATCTAATTCCTGCTTATCTTTTGTGGCGTCCATGGCTTTTGCTGCCCAATAATCTGGGCTCATTTTATCTAGCTTACCTTCTAAGTATAAAGGCATAATGCGCTTTGCCAATGGCGATAATATGCGATTCGTTTCTTCTACCGACTGTTCCATCACGGTTTTATATAAACCCAGATACCCTTCTTCTTTAAAAACAGGCAGCAAATGTGTTAATTCTGAAACTTCTTTTAATCGTTTTATAAGTTTTTCCTGAGACAAGAAGCCGTGTAACAGCCAAAAATCGCTTAAAGCCACCATAATTTCTGGTTTATGGTTATCGTCTTTATAGTTTCTATGTGCTGCGGTTAACGGAATACCCAAAGCGTTTTCGCGTTTAAAGCCTTTCTCGGCTTCTTTTTTAGTGGGATGTACTTGTATAGACAACATCTCGTGTACATCGAGCACTTTAAACAAAAAGGGTAAGCCTCCAAATTTATGCGCAACCTCTGCTCCCAAACTTTTAATAGGATTTGCCAAGATGTAAGCATCAAGCTCCTGTTTACCAGTGGCTGTAGTAATTACAGCAGGGGCTTTTTTATGAGCGCCTAACCAATATTCTGCATATTTTTCGCTCGTACTACCAATTCCCAATAAATCAGGAATAAAATTTGTACCACCCCATGCGTAATTTTGTATTTCTCCTTTAAGTGCAAATAATTTAGACATCTTTTTTAATATTGAGATATGTGAAACCTAATCCTATAGAGGACGCAATATAATAACAATTACGGCTTTTATTTGAATTAATACGTTTTCGAACACAAATTTAATCAAGCCTAATGGTTATGATTAAATTAATCTCTAATTAAAGGCATTGTCGAACAGCGTAATAAACCGCTTTGCTTGGCTATTTCAGCATAAGGGACTTCCTCAACGTTAAAACCTTGGTGGCGTAACCAGGTGTTTAATCGCGTGAAATTTTGTTCTGAAACAATCACATCTTCAGCAATTGAAAAAATATTGCTATTCATAGCGTACATTTCTTCTTTGGTAATTTCAAATATATTTTCTGCTCCAAAAAAATCAACTAACCATTGGTATTCACTTTCAACTAAAAAGCCATTTTTATGAAGTATGGCTTTATTTGTTCCGATGGGTTGAAAACAACAATCTAGATGCAAGGCATTCTCTTTGGGGTTAATATTAGATTTTCTTAACTCGAAAGACTTCACCGTTTTTTCTGGAAACAATTCCTGAATGGCTTTTACGGCAGCCGTATTGGTTCGCGCCGTAATATAGTTTGGATAATCGTCTCCTGAGTAGGTACCAATAAAAATATAATCGTTCCATGGCATAACATCGCCACCTTCTATATGACAGGCCTCTGGTAACACCATTCTGTTACTAGCTTCGACTTGATTCCAGATATAATTTATAGCTTTAAATTCTGCCTCTCTATCGGGTAGAATATTGGCCTTTATCATTTTATCATCGATCACAAAGGCAATATCTCTGGAAAATATTTGATTGCAATCCTTTATAAGTTCTGGCCTAAAAACTTGAACATTATATTTTTTAAAGACGGCAGCGAGAGCCTCCATTTCTTTAATCATATCCGCCTCTTTCGGATAAGTTCCAGCTTTAACATGTTCGATACTTTTAGGATCGTAACATTCCTCAACCTGCGGTGTTGGACCATTACTATCTGCTATTCCAAGGACAACGGCTCGTAGACGAGCTGTTTCATTTTTAATATTTAATTTAAGCATAAGAGAAACCTAGAAAATAAATTCTTTTTATTGATAGAATTTTCAAACAACAGCTTACCTTTTTAGTACCACATTACATACCATTATATTTTTATAAACCGATGCTGTTGTTTGGCAAAAAGCTTCATAAAAAAATGAAGCTTTAATTTTTGTACGATAATCCAGAGATTATCGTTTATCAATTGACTTAAAAGGTCTATGTGTTTTTCCAATATAAAGTTGTCTTGGTCGTCCAATGGGTTCTTTTCGCAGTCGCATTTCCCTCCATTGTGCAATCCAACCTGGCAAACGTCCTAAAGCAAACATTACGGTAAACATATCAGTAGGAATACCCATAGCTCTGTAAATGATACCAGAATAAAAATCGACATTAGGATACAGTTTTCGCTTTACAAAATAGGGATCACTTAAAGCTTCTTGTTCGAGAGATTTGGCGATTTCTAAAATAGGATCTTCTACACCCAAGTCTCCTAAGACTTCATCGGCCGATTTTTTAATAATTTTTGCACGAGGATCGAAGTTTTTGTACACGCGATGTCCAAAGCCCATTAATCTAAACGGGTCGTCCTTATCTTTAGCTTTGGCCATATATTTTTTAGTATCTCCACCATCTGCTTTTATGTCTTCAAGCATTTCTAAAACGGCCTGATTTGCGCCACCGTGTAATGGGCCCCATAACGCCGAAATACCAGCAGATAAAGAAGCAAATAAACCAGCGTGAGACGAACCAACAATTCTAACCGTAGAGGTCGAACAGTTTTGCTCATGATCGGCATGAAGAATTAATAATTTATTTAAGGCTTCGATAATAATTTTATTGTGAACAAATTCTTCATTGGGTTTTTCGAACATCATTTTTAGAAGATTGTCAACATAACCCAAGGTATTGTCGCCATAACCTAGAGGTAAGCCCTGTTTTTTACGCATGGTCCAAGCTACTAATACAGGAAATTTTCCTAATATTTTCACAATGGCATTATACATATCTTCTTCGGAATCTACATTCACAGAAGACGGATTAAAGGCTGTTAAGGCACTTGTTAAGGAAGATAAAACTCCCATAGGATGTGCAAACCTAGGGTAAGCATCAACAATTTTCTTTACATCGTCATCTACTAAAGATTGTTTACGTATGTCTGAATGGAACCGCTCTAACTGCTTATTAGTTGGTAATTCTCCAAATATGAGCAAATAAGCAACCTCCAAAAAACTAGCTTTTTCTGCCAATTCCTCTATACTGTAACCTCTATATCTTAAAATTCCTTTTTCACCATCTAAAAATGTAATTTCACTTTCACACGATCCTGTGTTTTTATATCCGGCATCTAAAGTTATATAACCACCTGTATCACTTCTTAATGATTTTATATCTAAGGCATATTCATTTTCTGTTCCAGCAATTATTGGGAGTTCATGCGTGTTACCGTTAATTTCTAACGTAGCTTTATTTGACATATATTAAATTTTATAGTTGAATTATAATTAAAAATTTATCTCCCCAATTTACAAAATATCTATCTATTTTTAGAGCTTATTGCAAATGATTTAGCTGATTTCACTATCATAAAAACTAATAATACCAAATTAGCAATGCCATGTGCCCAGAATTCGATTCTTTTTCACCCATTTTTCGGTATAACATGAAGCCATAACTCTGGCTATACTTTGATTTTAGCTCACGCCCAAATTATAGTAAAATAAAGAGTTCGTGAATCTGCGATTTCAATGTCATCTGAATAAAAAACAATTCAAATTAACCATACCACATTTCGAAACTAAATTGGTATAACTAAAAAAAAAGAGCGATTACCAACCTGTAACCGCTCCTTTTTAAATTTGTAATACTAGAATAATTAGATTTTAAATGCTTTTTCCTGAGGAAAATAGGCTACTTCGCCTAACTCTTCTTCAATGCGAAGTAATTGGTTGTATTTAGACATGCGATCGCTACGAGATGCAGAGCCTGTTTTAATTTGACCCGTATTTAACGCGACAGCTAAATCGGCAATCGTGTTATCTTCTGTCTCTCCAGAGCGATGAGACATTACCGATGTATACCCCGCGTTATGCGCCATATTAACGGCTGCGATAGTTTCGGTTAACGTACCAATTTGATTCACTTTAATAAGGATCGAATTCGCTATACCTTCTTGGATACCTCTTGACAACCGTTCTACATTGGTAACAAATAAATCGTCACCAACTAATTGTACTTTATGTCCTATTAATTGGGTTAAGTATTTCCAACCATCCCAATCGTTTTCATCCATACCATCTTCAATAGAAATAATCGGATATTTTTCAACGAGT
Encoded here:
- a CDS encoding restriction endonuclease subunit S, producing the protein MENNIAPELRFPEFEGEWEEKKLGDIAEISSGGTPKRTQMSYWNGIIPWVSTGLINYNLILETDEYITYDGLINSSAKLFPKGTILMAMYGQGKTRGKVSILGIEASTNQACAALQLKNSLSINFVYSHLAKDYNRIRNIANDGGQQNLSLGLIKSLKIFIPSLSEQTKIATFLTTVDQRINLLEKKKTHLEQYKKGVMQKLFPPKGEQTPEIRFKKEDGTDYPAWEEKKIKELFSFKQGVQCGIEKQSLIKNDGQIRFIRIVDLTKNDEPIRYIDDPGKEHRIYNNDLFMVRYGNAGLIGYNYQGVIANNLFKILPINENLIDNQFYFFVFTIMQRKLEALASSSTMPALNFKSLEGLKLPFPTKKEQQKIAAFLSAIDKKIERTQEQIVGMQEWKKGLLQKMFV
- a CDS encoding transposase; the protein is MKNKLPNRKSIRLKGYDYSQAGLYFVTICTQNRAHLFGNIKNGEMILNDAGKMVETEWMKLTDRYKNIQLHEYVVMPNHFHAIFQIVGATLVVDPDNGQPQGIAPTPGIAPTEGIAPTPGIAPTGKRLGDMVGAFKSITTVNYIRHIKTNDWPRFYGKLWQRNYWEHIIRNEFAYNRISQYIINNPVKWEKDKLNNGRGNTVMEPSADYGNENWNNYL
- a CDS encoding type I restriction endonuclease subunit R — its product is MTTQPEQILENNLVAQLQKLGYKKVVIKNESDLLDNLKRQLEIHNKTILSDSDFKQILNYINKGNVFERAKILRDRVPYTNDQGEHKTIELINQIHWCQNEFQVTQQVEMEGAYKNRYDVTILINGLPLVQIELKRRGLELKEAFNQTNRYERHSYGAGQGLFQFIQIFVISNGVNTKYYANSPLKARSFKQTFYWSDVENKLNTQLSTFADIFLEPCHISKMICKYVVLNESQKILMVLRPYQFYAVEAIIERVKNTTDYGYVWHTTGSGKTLTSFKAAQILTNLPQVHKVVFVVDRRDLDYQTTKEFNAFSKGSIDGTNNTNTLVKQMVGDNKLIVTTIQKLNTAISKKRYLSRMETLKDERIVFIFDECHRSQFGKTHETIKRFFSNCQMFGFTGTPIFEANAGKNEYGKRTTTMLFDKILHKYVITDAIRDENVLKFSIEYISTFKKKDHILDIDVEAIDEAEVMNAPERLNNIVDYIITNHKRKTHSREFTGIFAVSNIDTLIEYYQLFHQKKKKGEHNLRIATIFSYQSNEDDKEAIGDTFIDDEFLNNDAYSIAAEPQTKYLSVEQAGGNQHSREYLEDFIVHYNKQFSTNFTTKDSKSFYNYYNDVAKRVKHKQIDVLLVVNMFLTGFDSKALNTLYVDKNLRYHGLIQAYSRTNRILNELKSQGNIVCFRNLKGATDEAISLFSNINAKDEIIMQPYEEYVAKFNQAFIALLQIAPTVNSVNDLPSEEEELEFIKAFRELMRLKNVLATFTEFDFVDLTMDEQHFEDYKSKYLDLYDKAKSAQAKEKVSILQDVDFELELIHRDEINVAYILKLLAKLKDANVEEQEQQKKAILELMSGDTQMRSKRELIERFIQENLPQIDDSEDIPDEFANYWSKERIAAIENLSEEENLDAEKLQEVIGNYLFTEKKPLRDEIIGMLKDRPSLKDRKTIAERVTEKIVGFVETFISGITRP
- a CDS encoding SsrA-binding protein; amino-acid sequence: MKKQVFKFLTKLNKMVLPSYSKKQLDLSKATKLQLAIFGWRVYVTKNALD
- the manA gene encoding mannose-6-phosphate isomerase, class I — protein: MSKLFALKGEIQNYAWGGTNFIPDLLGIGSTSEKYAEYWLGAHKKAPAVITTATGKQELDAYILANPIKSLGAEVAHKFGGLPFLFKVLDVHEMLSIQVHPTKKEAEKGFKRENALGIPLTAAHRNYKDDNHKPEIMVALSDFWLLHGFLSQEKLIKRLKEVSELTHLLPVFKEEGYLGLYKTVMEQSVEETNRILSPLAKRIMPLYLEGKLDKMSPDYWAAKAMDATKDKQELDKGIYSVYFFNIVKTNKDEAVFQDAGIPHAYLEGQNIELMANSDNVLRGGLTPKHVDVPELLKHIAFEETIPNVMRGHVQADGLERIYKTPAPDFELSKIDLIKADIYQSKAKTAQIIMVIDGEAEITESETVLQMGKGDSVFLEADAEYSITTTSNATLYKATTP
- a CDS encoding dimethylarginine dimethylaminohydrolase family protein, encoding MLKLNIKNETARLRAVVLGIADSNGPTPQVEECYDPKSIEHVKAGTYPKEADMIKEMEALAAVFKKYNVQVFRPELIKDCNQIFSRDIAFVIDDKMIKANILPDREAEFKAINYIWNQVEASNRMVLPEACHIEGGDVMPWNDYIFIGTYSGDDYPNYITARTNTAAVKAIQELFPEKTVKSFELRKSNINPKENALHLDCCFQPIGTNKAILHKNGFLVESEYQWLVDFFGAENIFEITKEEMYAMNSNIFSIAEDVIVSEQNFTRLNTWLRHQGFNVEEVPYAEIAKQSGLLRCSTMPLIRD
- a CDS encoding citrate synthase, coding for MSNKATLEINGNTHELPIIAGTENEYALDIKSLRSDTGGYITLDAGYKNTGSCESEITFLDGEKGILRYRGYSIEELAEKASFLEVAYLLIFGELPTNKQLERFHSDIRKQSLVDDDVKKIVDAYPRFAHPMGVLSSLTSALTAFNPSSVNVDSEEDMYNAIVKILGKFPVLVAWTMRKKQGLPLGYGDNTLGYVDNLLKMMFEKPNEEFVHNKIIIEALNKLLILHADHEQNCSTSTVRIVGSSHAGLFASLSAGISALWGPLHGGANQAVLEMLEDIKADGGDTKKYMAKAKDKDDPFRLMGFGHRVYKNFDPRAKIIKKSADEVLGDLGVEDPILEIAKSLEQEALSDPYFVKRKLYPNVDFYSGIIYRAMGIPTDMFTVMFALGRLPGWIAQWREMRLRKEPIGRPRQLYIGKTHRPFKSIDKR